One window from the genome of Pseudomonas sp. L5B5 encodes:
- a CDS encoding LTA synthase family protein yields the protein MGGLQSRRLRYGVGAIGLVFGLLALLRLLFAVGFSGVDLSAANEREAILQTLGIGLRFDLRLTLLLLLPLALLAWLPRYNLLRLPALRWLARAYLLLVLGGVGLLYIIDFGHFAYLGVRINATVLRYLDDAQISRQMLWESYPVLWIVLAWGTALALWCYALLRLERLTLDRPAQAIGRLPLASVSALGIVAVFLALLGRVDNLNLENPVPLRWSDAYFSGNSQIAALGLNPVLFFYDTLKAGQAQYDEAQVRQHYSALARYLGVDHPDPHSLTFTRQQGIQPYRIDRPRPPNVIFVMLESLGTSAVGAYGNPLNPTPNLDRLARQSWFFKHFYVPVTGTAKTVWASITGVPDVTRQETATRQPLITRQHSLINAFSDYHRLYLIGGNAGWANINGLIRQSIDNVRLYDESHWQSPLVDVWGISDLDLFKESDRLLRAIPQDQPFFAYLQTSGNHRPFTIPKDNDGFQAQDLPLEQVQAAGSRSLAQYNAVRLLDFNIGRLMEIAKAGGYYDNTIFVFFGDHNTRISQIPHMAPAFEQLGLESNNVPLLIHAPGMLQPRVIEQAVGLADLLPTVAGMAGMPFTNGAMGRDIQQPAPEGERVVPLVLREGTFPVIGGVTKDFLLQMQHDGSEATLHDLASSTPREDVAQEHPQEFERLLELTRGMHEGARLMLYRNVR from the coding sequence ATGGGCGGGTTGCAATCACGCCGCCTGCGCTACGGCGTGGGCGCGATAGGGCTGGTATTCGGCTTGCTGGCACTGCTGCGGCTGCTGTTCGCCGTGGGTTTTTCCGGGGTCGACCTGAGCGCTGCCAATGAGCGCGAGGCCATCCTCCAGACCCTCGGCATCGGCCTGCGCTTCGACCTGCGCCTGACCCTGCTGCTCCTGCTGCCCCTGGCCCTGCTGGCCTGGCTGCCGCGCTACAACCTGCTGCGCCTGCCGGCCCTGCGCTGGCTGGCCCGGGCCTACCTGCTGCTGGTGCTGGGCGGGGTAGGGCTGCTGTACATCATCGACTTCGGCCACTTCGCCTACCTCGGCGTACGCATCAACGCCACGGTGCTGCGCTACCTGGACGACGCACAGATCTCCCGACAAATGCTCTGGGAAAGCTACCCGGTGCTGTGGATCGTCCTCGCCTGGGGCACCGCCCTGGCCCTGTGGTGCTACGCCTTGCTGCGCCTGGAACGCCTGACCCTCGACCGCCCGGCCCAGGCCATTGGTCGGTTGCCCCTGGCCAGCGTCAGCGCCCTGGGCATCGTCGCCGTGTTCCTCGCCCTGCTGGGCCGGGTAGACAACCTCAACCTGGAAAACCCCGTGCCCCTGCGCTGGAGCGACGCCTACTTCTCCGGCAACAGCCAGATCGCCGCCCTGGGCCTGAACCCCGTGCTGTTCTTCTACGACACCCTCAAGGCCGGCCAGGCCCAGTACGACGAAGCCCAAGTGCGCCAACACTACTCGGCCCTGGCCCGCTACCTCGGCGTCGACCACCCCGACCCGCACAGCCTGACCTTCACCCGCCAACAAGGTATTCAGCCCTACCGCATCGACCGCCCGCGGCCGCCCAACGTCATCTTCGTCATGCTCGAATCCCTCGGCACCAGCGCCGTGGGCGCCTACGGCAACCCGCTCAACCCCACCCCCAACCTCGACCGCCTGGCCCGCCAGAGCTGGTTCTTCAAACACTTCTACGTCCCGGTCACCGGCACCGCCAAGACCGTGTGGGCCAGCATCACCGGCGTGCCCGACGTCACCCGCCAAGAGACCGCCACCCGCCAGCCCCTGATCACCCGGCAACACAGCCTGATCAACGCCTTCAGCGACTACCACAGGCTCTACCTGATCGGCGGCAACGCCGGCTGGGCCAACATCAACGGCCTGATCCGCCAAAGCATCGACAACGTGCGTCTATACGACGAAAGCCACTGGCAATCGCCCCTGGTGGACGTCTGGGGCATCTCCGACCTCGACCTGTTCAAGGAAAGCGATCGCCTGCTGCGCGCCATCCCCCAGGACCAACCGTTCTTCGCCTACCTGCAAACCTCCGGCAACCACCGCCCGTTCACCATCCCCAAGGACAACGACGGCTTCCAAGCCCAGGACCTGCCCCTGGAGCAAGTCCAGGCCGCGGGTTCGCGCAGCCTTGCGCAATACAACGCCGTACGCCTGCTGGACTTCAACATCGGCCGTTTAATGGAGATCGCCAAGGCGGGTGGCTACTACGACAACACGATTTTCGTGTTCTTCGGCGACCACAACACCCGCATCAGCCAGATCCCCCACATGGCCCCCGCGTTTGAACAGCTGGGGCTGGAAAGCAATAACGTACCGCTGCTGATTCATGCGCCAGGGATGTTGCAGCCCAGAGTGATCGAACAAGCCGTCGGCCTCGCCGACCTGCTGCCCACCGTGGCCGGCATGGCGGGGATGCCGTTCACTAATGGCGCCATGGGGCGGGATATTCAGCAGCCAGCGCCGGAGGGGGAGCGGGTGGTGCCGCTGGTATTGAGGGAAGGGACCTTCCCGGTGATTGGCGGTGTGACCAAGGATTTTCTGCTGCAGATGCAGCACGACGGTAGTGAGGCTACGTTGCATGATTTGGCGTCGAGCACCCCGCGGGAGGATGTGGCGCAAGAGCATCCGCAGGAATTTGAACGGTTGCTTGAGTTGACGCGGGGAATGCATGAGGGGGCGCGGTTGATGCTCTACCGCAACGTGCGCTGA
- a CDS encoding PepSY domain-containing protein, whose protein sequence is MRKILLLSLILASPLAIAGPQCTTAERSQWQDQKAFQEQLKAQGYEISKFKVTDGNCYEIYGFDKDKRKVEIYHDPVTGKAVKTEIKG, encoded by the coding sequence ATGCGCAAGATCCTGCTGCTGTCCCTCATTCTCGCCAGCCCCCTGGCCATCGCCGGCCCTCAGTGCACCACCGCCGAACGTTCACAGTGGCAGGATCAGAAAGCCTTCCAGGAGCAGCTCAAGGCCCAGGGCTACGAGATCAGCAAGTTCAAGGTCACCGACGGCAACTGCTACGAGATCTACGGCTTCGACAAGGACAAGCGCAAGGTCGAGATCTACCACGATCCGGTCACCGGCAAGGCAGTGAAGACCGAGATCAAAGGCTGA
- a CDS encoding response regulator, whose amino-acid sequence MRLLLVEDDRALGQGIRVALGAEGYTLDWLQDGASALHALRSESFDLLLLDLGLPRLDGLDLLQQLRAAQQDLPVLILTARDGTAERIAGLDAGADDYLVKPFDVDELKARVRALLRRSQGRAQPLLEHAGIRLDPASQQVHYREAEVVLTPMEYQLLHQLMARPGQVVTRERLSRALYGWQDRVESNTLEVLIHNLRKKLCAELIRTVRGIGYVLELKP is encoded by the coding sequence ATGCGCCTGCTGCTTGTCGAAGATGATCGCGCCCTCGGCCAGGGCATCCGCGTGGCCCTGGGCGCCGAGGGCTACACCCTGGACTGGCTGCAGGATGGCGCCAGCGCCCTGCACGCCCTGCGCAGCGAAAGCTTCGACCTGTTGCTGCTGGACCTGGGCCTGCCGCGGCTCGATGGCCTGGATCTGCTGCAGCAACTGCGCGCGGCGCAGCAGGACCTGCCGGTGCTGATCCTCACGGCCCGCGACGGCACCGCCGAGCGTATCGCCGGGCTGGACGCCGGGGCCGACGACTACCTGGTCAAGCCCTTCGACGTCGACGAACTGAAGGCCCGGGTCCGCGCCCTGTTGCGCCGCAGCCAGGGCCGCGCCCAGCCATTGCTGGAGCACGCGGGCATTCGCCTGGACCCGGCCAGCCAGCAGGTGCACTACCGCGAGGCCGAGGTGGTACTGACCCCCATGGAATACCAACTGCTGCATCAACTGATGGCCCGCCCGGGCCAGGTGGTCACTCGCGAGCGCCTGTCCCGGGCGCTGTACGGCTGGCAGGACCGGGTCGAGAGCAACACCCTGGAGGTGCTGATCCACAACCTGCGCAAGAAGCTGTGCGCCGAGCTGATCCGCACCGTGCGCGGTATCGGCTACGTGCTGGAGCTCAAGCCATGA
- a CDS encoding sialidase family protein codes for MRALSFRLILLSSSLLLVVVFIAAWRSHPPHQLAPFAQAAVSDDAAKTNSTPQYTSRFVSSELDDFVHSSSVTALPGGDLMAVWFAGSREGAADVQVRSARFDAKSGEWGAEQVLATRESTRDGTGRYIRKLGNPVIALGPDQRLWMFYVSVSVGGWATSAINLMVSDDLGHSWSAPRQLVTSPFFNISTLVRAAPVFHADGAIGLPVYHEFMGKFAEYLYLSADGAVIDKFRISRGKHSLQPTIVPLDERRAVAMLRYAGDTHHKVLASRTEDAGQTWSEPYPLQPSNPNSSLAAVGTDHQGLLVALNDLQDGRFKLSLYGTDAGLSQWRPLVELDQSPDPLGQPFSHEAYKAIIGEGFRASSGARRLPLEQRFLSNLDYRVCKPRGCDFEYEYPYFSRGADGMYHLVYSWNNTFIKHVSFNAAWLAERL; via the coding sequence ATGCGTGCGCTGTCCTTTCGCCTGATCTTGCTCAGCAGCAGCTTGCTGCTGGTCGTCGTCTTCATCGCCGCCTGGCGCAGCCATCCGCCCCACCAGCTGGCGCCTTTTGCCCAGGCTGCTGTCAGCGACGATGCGGCCAAGACCAACAGCACACCGCAATACACCAGCCGCTTCGTCTCCTCGGAGCTGGATGACTTCGTGCATTCCTCCTCGGTGACTGCCTTGCCCGGTGGCGACCTGATGGCGGTGTGGTTCGCCGGCTCCCGGGAAGGCGCTGCCGACGTCCAGGTGCGCAGCGCACGCTTTGACGCCAAGAGCGGCGAATGGGGCGCCGAGCAGGTGCTGGCCACCCGGGAATCGACCCGTGACGGCACCGGGCGCTACATTCGCAAGCTCGGCAACCCGGTGATCGCCCTGGGCCCGGACCAGCGCCTGTGGATGTTCTACGTATCGGTGTCGGTGGGCGGCTGGGCCACCAGCGCCATCAACCTGATGGTCTCCGACGACCTCGGGCACAGCTGGTCGGCGCCGCGCCAGCTGGTGACCTCGCCGTTCTTCAACATCAGCACCCTGGTGCGCGCCGCACCGGTGTTCCATGCCGACGGCGCCATCGGCCTGCCGGTGTACCACGAGTTCATGGGCAAGTTCGCCGAGTACCTGTACCTCAGTGCCGACGGCGCGGTGATCGACAAATTCCGCATCAGTCGCGGCAAGCACTCCCTGCAACCGACCATCGTGCCCCTGGACGAACGCCGCGCCGTGGCCATGCTGCGCTACGCCGGCGACACCCACCACAAGGTCCTGGCCAGCCGCACCGAAGACGCCGGGCAGACCTGGAGCGAGCCCTATCCTCTGCAACCGTCCAACCCCAACTCGTCCCTGGCGGCGGTGGGCACCGACCACCAGGGCCTGCTGGTGGCCCTCAACGACCTGCAGGACGGGCGCTTCAAACTCAGCCTGTACGGCACCGACGCCGGCCTCAGCCAATGGCGCCCTCTGGTGGAACTGGACCAGTCCCCCGATCCCCTGGGCCAGCCGTTCTCCCACGAGGCCTACAAGGCAATCATCGGCGAAGGTTTCCGCGCCTCCAGCGGCGCCCGGCGCCTGCCACTGGAACAGCGCTTTCTGAGCAACCTCGACTACCGGGTGTGCAAGCCCCGGGGCTGCGACTTCGAGTACGAATACCCCTACTTCAGCCGCGGGGCGGACGGCATGTACCACCTGGTCTATTCCTGGAACAACACCTTTATCAAGCACGTCAGCTTCAACGCGGCGTGGCTGGCGGAGCGCCTGTGA
- a CDS encoding cytochrome b/b6 domain-containing protein has translation MPEASLRLWDPLVRLFHLSIAGVFIGNYFFNEAGDDWHVWLGYYAMAWLLLRAVWGVVGPRSARWSDFWPTRARLTGHLRSLLAGRPEHRLGHSPLGALVMLLMLLALLLIGISGFLMEEVDALWGADWPLQVHETSADVLLGLVLLHVCAAIFESVQVRDNLPLSMLTGRRRPLPDRDRH, from the coding sequence ATGCCAGAGGCTTCCCTGCGACTGTGGGACCCGCTGGTGCGACTGTTTCACCTGTCCATCGCCGGGGTCTTTATCGGCAACTACTTCTTCAATGAGGCCGGTGACGACTGGCATGTCTGGCTTGGCTACTACGCCATGGCCTGGCTGCTGTTGCGCGCAGTGTGGGGGGTTGTCGGGCCGCGCAGTGCGCGCTGGTCCGACTTCTGGCCGACCCGGGCGCGGCTGACGGGGCATCTGCGCTCGCTGCTGGCCGGGCGCCCCGAGCATCGCCTGGGGCATTCGCCCCTCGGGGCTTTAGTGATGTTGCTGATGCTGCTGGCCTTGTTGCTGATCGGCATCAGCGGTTTCCTGATGGAAGAGGTCGATGCCCTGTGGGGCGCCGACTGGCCGCTGCAAGTGCACGAAACCAGCGCCGATGTGCTGCTGGGGCTGGTGCTGCTGCACGTCTGCGCGGCGATTTTTGAAAGTGTGCAGGTGCGCGACAACCTGCCGTTGTCGATGCTCACCGGCCGCCGTCGGCCCTTGCCGGACAGAGACCGGCACTGA